One Vicia villosa cultivar HV-30 ecotype Madison, WI unplaced genomic scaffold, Vvil1.0 ctg.000628F_1_1_2_unsc, whole genome shotgun sequence genomic window, AATATACTTTGCAAAGATTTGGCAAAGGATCCATTAGCATAATTTGGGATCTTATGGCCGAGTATTGATCATTTAAACCTTTCAAAAATCTGATAACATGATCACTCTCTCTATACGAGCGAATCTTGGTAATGGCAAGACAAGTAGAAATGCAAGAACATTCAGGAATTGGTCTAAAATTATCTAATTCCTGCCATAGAATCTTCAATTTTGTATAATAAGAAGAAATAGAAGCATCACCTTGCTTCAGCATGCATATTTCTTCTTGAAGATCTGAAATGCGAAAAATGTCGCCATGGTAAAACCGATCTTTCAACTCATTCCACATGTCAGTGGCATTATCCATCCACAAAATGCTTTGAGCGATTTCAGCTTCAACCGAGTGAttgatccaagacatgatcatgGTGTTGCATCTGTCCCAAGCCACTGCATTCTGATCCAGATCTGACGGACGAGGTAGTGAACCATTGATGAAATGAAGCTTATTCTTGGATCTAAGAGCCATAGTCATGGATCTTGACCAAGAGTGGTAGTTATTGCTGGAAAGAAGAGGAGTAACAAGGACTAAAGCAGGATTTTCATTAGGATGCATGAAATAGGGATTAAGAGTATCAGTTTGATAACTCTTATGGCCAGATCCACCATTGATGTTGCCAATCGGAGAACCCATGGATGAAATCAAAAAGGAAAGAAGCAAGAAAAACTGAGATGAAAGGTGAAACGGAACGGAGGAGATTGATGATTAGCAAGCACAGCGAAAAAAGAATCACCAGATACTCGATGATACCATGTGAGAACTCAAGTTCAATGAAGCTTAACCATGGCTGCACCTCAATGATACATGGCTGTTACTTGAGAACTAAGCAATAACAGAAATCTTGCGTGAGGGTGAAAGAAGAAAGTTTGTTATTCATCAATCTCAAACTGTTACAATGCATGAGACTTTGTTTATATACATGGTGAAAACATGTAACTAACTAATAACTAACTATCAATGATTAAGCATCTAACACTTAGTTGGTTATTTCAGTTAGGGTTCTAT contains:
- the LOC131629981 gene encoding uncharacterized protein LOC131629981 codes for the protein MGSPIGNINGGSGHKSYQTDTLNPYFMHPNENPALVLVTPLLSSNNYHSWSRSMTMALRSKNKLHFINGSLPRPSDLDQNAVAWDRCNTMIMSWINHSVEAEIAQSILWMDNATDMWNELKDRFYHGDIFRISDLQEEICMLKQGDASISSYYTKLKILWQELDNFRPIPECSCISTCLAITKIRSYRESDHVIRFLKGLNDQYSAIRSQIMLMDPLPNLCKVYSLLVQQERQAITPIEEVKVLAVSNQNSYPQSQPKSNPSNRGRGSTRGGRFSGGRGRGNRVCTHCGMTNHTIDTCFKKHGYPPNWKQEAMVNQCTGRSEDQSGDSSEVNASDSHALVFTPEQPKALLALLQGSSQVQSHSINHLTSHPDLNSGIICTFPNSFPSETFILDTGATDHVCFTKEFFQCLKQIKPITVKLPNGSLISAHYSGTIHFNESFYLTDVL